From one Brachypodium distachyon strain Bd21 chromosome 4, Brachypodium_distachyon_v3.0, whole genome shotgun sequence genomic stretch:
- the LOC100846742 gene encoding receptor-like protein EIX1: MALLFAYSRSRTAQTRKSLTCGDCTRQTTDHASQSHNQAPAPPPCANNGKHLCRQWCQPHRQERDALLAFKRGVRDLLGRLTSWRRGDDCCRWRGVRCSNRTGHVLGLRLGVGSEWYDDPFEATLSGQISLSLFSLEHLEHLDLGWNSGLHFPRGGHSPKLLSSLKNLRYLNLSGIRFERTLHPQLGNLSKLQYLDLSDTYSEKPRDLSWLTRLPLLCHLNMNGENLSKVHDWPHTVNMIPSLEVLSLSYCSLQNTSQQLPHLNLTKLEKLDLSGNDFHHLSESCWFWNLTSLKHLYLGYNNLYGQFPNTLGRMKSLQVFDFSYNNQMAIMTPNLLRNLCNLEVLNLRYSLSYGNMTELYESLRHSSKLRELDLRGNNIIGTIPAGIGQLTSLVTLDLSGNHLIGHVPSEISMLSSLTSLYLGDNNLTGVITEEHFSGLTSLKYMDIL, from the exons ATGGCCCTCCTGTTTGCT TATTCACGATCACGGACAGCCCAAACACGCAAGAGCCTAACCTGTGGCGACTGCACAAGACAAACCACAGACCATGCATCCCAATCCCACAACCaagctcctgctcctcctccttgtgcTAACAACGGCAAGCACCTTTGCCGGCAGTGGTGCCAGCCCCACCGCCAGGAGCGTGACGCTCTGCTGGCGTTCAAACGAGGCGTCAGAGACCTTTTGGGCCGGCTCACCTCGTGGCGGCGAGGCGACGACTGCTGCCGATGGAGGGGTGTCCGGTGCAGCAACCGTACTGGCCATGTCCTTGGTCTTCGACTTGGAGTTGGAAGTGAGTGGTATGACGATCCTTTTGAGGCTACTTTGAGTGGCCAGATAAGTCTGTCGCTGTTTTCTTTGGAGCATCTGgagcaccttgatctcggcTGGAATTCGGGGCTGCATTTCCCAAGGGGTGGTCATTCGCCAAAGTTGTTGAGCTCCCTCAAGAACTTGAGATATCTGAACCTCTCCGGCATCCGATTCGAGCGCACGCTGCATCCTCAGCTCGGTAACCTCTCTAAGCTCCAGTATCTCGACCTATCTGATACATATAGTGAGAAACCGAGAGATCTTTCATGGTTAACACGTCTACCTTTGCTATGCCATCTTAACATGAACGGGGAAAATCTCAGCAAGGTACATGATTGGCCTCATACCGTGAATATGATTCCTTCTTTGGAAGTTCTCTCGCTTTCATATTGCTCACTCCAAAATACAAGCCAACAACTCCCACACTTGAACCTTACAAAACTCGAGAAGCTCGATCTTAGCGGCAACGATTTTCATCACCTTTCCGAATCTTGTTGGTTTTGGAATTTGACTAGTCTCAAGCACCTCTACCTTGGATACAACAACTTGTATGGTCAATTTCCAAACACACTGGGACGAATGAAGTCCCTCCAAGTCTTTGATTTTTCATACAACAACCAGATGGCCATCATGACGCCAAACTTGTTGAGGAACTTATGCAATTTGGAAGTTCTGAATCTTAGATACAGTCTCTCGTATGGGAACATGACTGAGCTATATGAAAGCTTACGGCACTCCAGCAAATTGCGGGAACTGGATTTGAGGGGAAACAATATCATTGGAACGATACCAGCTGGAATTGGTCAATTAACCAGCTTGGTGACCCTCGACCTCTCCGGTAACCATTTGATTGGACATGTGCCCTCTGAGATCAGTATGCTCAGTAGTTTGACTTCCCTATACCTGGGAGACAACAACTTGACAGGTGTCATCACGGAAGAACACTTCTCTGGTTTAACGAGCTTAAAATACATGGATATCTTATAA
- the LOC100836286 gene encoding cell division cycle-associated protein 7, producing the protein MVSTRATATTDPLAAALPKRRGRPPKVPLTSEAKAAEEEPPPRSPSPVSPLAAAAESYEREREARIRENMERMQQLGLLDLATRFNQSATPSGRRRWQRKPETPGSDGAAPRMKPANPTPTRRSLRLKDVEPVSYVEIRTKVEKDLEGGSSFSIEEGCKEEVYTEEHEKLLGTCETPWTLFVDGYGKDGKRIYDQARGQTCHQCRQKTLGHHTRCCKCQIVQGQFCGDCLYMRYGENVLEANSNPNWTCPVCRGICNCSICRTKKGWFPTGNAYRKVVRLGYKSVAHYLIETQRSSATSGDSSSAYSSNELPSSKSETSSVSEHAPVVKEGLKDADLSSKVMNDVGANDQNKGNEKPAAKDEAKALGKITDVCKDADLSSEVMNEVGEIDHNEGNEKSAVKDEAKALVKITDICKDDGKSESVTSDSLECQASQDIGCVTPSKPERKKRKLVERSPDCVASRLRSRSAKS; encoded by the exons ATGGTGAGCACCAGGGCCACGGCCACCACGGATCCCTTGGCCGCGGCGCTGCCGAAGCGTCGCGGCCGGCCGCCGAAGGTCCCGCTGACTTcggaggcgaaggcggcggaggaggagccgccgccgaggagccCGTCGCCGGTGTCcccgctggcggcggcggcggagagctaCGAACGGGAgagggaggcgaggatccGGGAGAACATGGAGCGCATGCAGCAGCTGGGCCTGCTCGACCTCGCCACCCGCTTCAACCAGTCCGCTACCCCTagcgggcgccgccgctggcagcggaagccggagaCGCCGGGATCCGACGGTGCCGCTCCCAGGATGAAGCCCGCCAACCCGACGCCCACGCGCCGGTCCCTCAG GTTGAAGGATGTGGAGCCAGTTAGCTATGTTGAAATTCGCACAAAAGTGGAGAAGGATCTTGAAGGTGGAAGTTCTTTCTCAATTGAGGAAGGATGCAAGGAAGAAGTTTACACTGAAGAGCATGAGAAACTTTTAGGTACATGTGAGACACCATGGACTCTCTTTGTTGACGGTTATGGCAAAGACGGTAAGCGCATCTATGATCAAGCGAGGGGCCAAACCTGTCATCAGTGCCG ACAGAAAACTTTGGGTCATCATACAAGGTGCTGCAAATGCCAGATTGTCCAAGGGCAGTTCTGTGGAGATTGTTTGTACATGAG GTATGGTGAGAATGTGCTAGAAGCTAACAGCAATCCCAATTGGACCTGTCCAGTTTGTCGTGGCATTTGCAATTGCAGTATCTGTAGAACTAAGAAAGGATGGTTTCCTACTGGCAATGCGTATCGGAAG GTTGTCAGGCTTGGGTACAAATCTGTGGCACATTACCTCATTGAAACACAGCGATCATCAGCTACCTCAGGGGATTCAAGCTCAGCTTACTCCTCAAACGAGTTGCCTTCTTCCAAGTCAGAAACCTCGTCTGTTTCTGAGCATGCTCCAGTTGTCAAGGAGGGACTGAAGGATGCTGACTTGAGCAGCAAAGTGATGAATGATGTTGGTGCAAATGACCAGAATAAAGGAAACGAAAAGCCAGCAGCCAAAGATGAAGCCAAGGCCCTAGGGAAGATTACTGATGTCTGCAAGGATGCTGACTTGAGCAGCGAAGTGATGAATGAGGTTGGTGAAATTGACCACAATGAAGGAAACGAAAAGTCAGCAGTCAAAGATGAAGCCAAGGCCCTAGTGAAGATTACTGATATCTGCAAGGATGACGGGAAAAGTGAGTCGGTGACATCTGATTCTCTGGAATGTCAGGCTAGCCAGGACATTGGCTGCGTCACTCCATCTAAGCCTGAGCgaaagaagaggaagctgGTCGAACGAAGCCCCGACTGTGTCGCAAGCAGACTGCGGTCCCGGTCTGCCAA GTCATGA